One genomic segment of Paenibacillus xylanexedens includes these proteins:
- the serS gene encoding serine--tRNA ligase, whose protein sequence is MLEMKWIRAHAEEVQAAADGKKIKINIRTLLERDEERRTLLQESEEGRRLRNTLSADIGRLMQAGNREQAEGLRAQVKQINEQLEQVEARLAPVQEEVTKLQWLVPNIVSPDTPKGTSDADNVELRRVGEVPTFEYNTKDHVELGELHDLIDIPRGVKIGGTRSYVLKGAGLLLHRAVQQLALDLLLKHGFTPMEVPLMVREDALVNTGFFPTGRDQVYELEGENKWLVGTSEVPLVSYYADEIVDVQEPVKLAAVSTCFRSEVGSGGRDVRGLYRVHQFAKVEQVILCAPDAEESERMLQEITGHAEELLQLLELPYRVVAVCTGDMSQKTYKQYDIETWMPSRGAYGETHSSSNLHDFQARRSNIRCLDAEGKLAYCHTLNNTAVASPRILIPLLENHQQEDGSIRIPAALRPYMGGAESLILPEQDEVK, encoded by the coding sequence ATGTTAGAAATGAAGTGGATTCGTGCACATGCAGAAGAGGTTCAGGCCGCAGCAGACGGGAAAAAAATCAAGATCAACATTCGCACATTGTTAGAGCGGGATGAGGAACGCAGGACACTTTTGCAGGAATCGGAAGAAGGTCGCAGGTTGCGCAATACGTTATCTGCTGATATTGGCAGACTCATGCAAGCCGGGAATCGGGAACAGGCCGAGGGTTTGCGGGCTCAGGTGAAACAGATCAATGAACAGTTGGAACAGGTGGAAGCGAGGCTCGCCCCTGTGCAGGAGGAAGTAACCAAGCTGCAATGGCTGGTACCCAATATCGTATCCCCGGATACCCCAAAAGGTACGTCGGACGCAGACAATGTAGAGCTGCGACGTGTGGGAGAGGTGCCAACGTTCGAGTATAACACCAAAGATCACGTGGAACTTGGGGAGTTGCATGATCTGATAGATATTCCCCGTGGAGTTAAGATTGGCGGTACACGAAGTTATGTATTAAAAGGGGCTGGCCTGTTATTACATCGAGCAGTACAGCAACTTGCGTTGGATTTGTTGCTGAAGCATGGGTTTACACCAATGGAAGTACCGCTGATGGTCAGGGAGGATGCGCTGGTGAACACCGGATTCTTCCCAACCGGTCGAGATCAGGTCTATGAACTCGAAGGGGAGAACAAGTGGCTGGTGGGAACTTCTGAAGTGCCGCTGGTCTCGTATTATGCCGATGAGATTGTTGATGTTCAAGAGCCTGTGAAGCTGGCCGCGGTATCGACGTGTTTCCGCAGTGAAGTTGGCTCTGGCGGACGGGATGTACGCGGATTATACCGTGTGCACCAATTTGCCAAAGTTGAGCAGGTCATTCTCTGTGCCCCTGATGCGGAAGAATCGGAGCGCATGCTGCAAGAGATTACTGGACACGCCGAAGAATTGCTGCAATTACTGGAACTGCCGTATCGTGTTGTCGCTGTATGTACCGGAGATATGTCGCAGAAAACGTACAAACAGTATGACATCGAGACCTGGATGCCAAGCCGCGGTGCATATGGAGAAACGCATTCGTCGTCGAATCTGCATGATTTTCAGGCGCGCCGTTCGAATATTCGTTGCTTGGATGCCGAAGGCAAGTTGGCCTATTGTCATACGCTGAATAATACGGCGGTGGCATCACCGCGTATCCTGATTCCTTTGCTTGAGAATCATCAGCAGGAGGATGGAAGCATTCGCATTCCGGCAGCCCTGCGGCCCTATATGGGCGGGGCCGAGAGCTTGATTTTGCCAGAGCAGGATGAAGTGAAGTAG
- a CDS encoding Ig-like domain-containing protein yields MSRIKLALRGTLALIMALTILVPSLALAATGDVKSIEITNSSPQKMSVSETAALQVMATVEGFDNKQDVTEGVTWSTSNAAVATMVKGKVKAVAAGEATIFAEVDGSKAQLVVQVQEKIKSIKASPNSYNFVKGSESTLPKVSITRANGKEEDVTSEIVWSVSTSSAVLENGKIKGVTPGRVLLQGKYGTTVVKVPVAVTDEITKVEVTPATMQLNIKKSKALKVIGTYANGKTINLSKQVIWTSSNTNVAIVKNGAVKTLTEGQATLTGTYQNQTIKAEVTVVPLLKKLITGQKKLVLSPQGSTTLSVMAQYDTGKTTVVTNSAVWSSTKPGVATVTNGKIVAVGKGKTSITAKWGNKKVTIPVTVK; encoded by the coding sequence ATGAGTAGAATCAAACTGGCGCTTCGAGGCACACTTGCTCTAATTATGGCATTAACAATACTGGTCCCTTCGTTGGCCTTGGCGGCTACTGGTGACGTGAAATCGATTGAAATAACCAATAGCAGCCCGCAGAAGATGAGTGTTTCCGAAACAGCTGCGCTTCAGGTGATGGCAACGGTAGAAGGTTTTGATAACAAGCAGGATGTTACCGAAGGCGTGACTTGGTCCACCAGTAATGCAGCAGTCGCTACGATGGTGAAAGGCAAAGTCAAGGCTGTGGCCGCGGGCGAAGCAACCATTTTTGCAGAAGTAGACGGGTCTAAAGCCCAGTTGGTTGTGCAGGTGCAGGAGAAGATCAAAAGCATCAAAGCTTCACCAAACTCCTATAATTTCGTTAAAGGCAGTGAAAGCACCCTTCCGAAAGTAAGCATTACCCGTGCGAATGGTAAGGAAGAGGATGTGACGTCTGAGATTGTGTGGTCCGTGTCCACTTCTTCGGCTGTGCTGGAAAACGGTAAAATCAAAGGGGTTACACCCGGCAGAGTATTGCTGCAAGGCAAATACGGAACAACGGTTGTGAAAGTCCCCGTTGCTGTGACGGATGAGATTACCAAAGTTGAGGTCACTCCTGCCACAATGCAGCTGAACATCAAGAAGTCCAAAGCGTTGAAGGTGATTGGCACCTACGCGAATGGCAAAACGATCAACCTTTCGAAACAAGTGATATGGACTTCTTCCAATACAAATGTAGCTATCGTGAAAAATGGAGCAGTTAAAACGCTGACAGAAGGACAAGCCACCTTGACAGGAACTTATCAAAATCAGACAATAAAGGCAGAGGTTACCGTTGTACCTTTGCTCAAAAAGTTGATTACAGGCCAGAAAAAACTGGTTTTGTCCCCACAGGGAAGTACAACGCTGAGTGTGATGGCACAGTATGATACGGGCAAGACCACTGTTGTGACCAACAGTGCGGTGTGGAGCAGCACAAAGCCGGGCGTAGCGACAGTAACAAATGGCAAGATCGTGGCTGTAGGCAAAGGTAAAACGTCCATCACGGCCAAGTGGGGCAACAAAAAAGTGACGATCCCTGTTACGGTAAAATAA
- a CDS encoding GrpB family protein, producing MTDPMQPENWPSWATESVEIAPANPNWDAQAQEEILQLKRLLQQFNIQQFEHIGSTSIPGLPAKPIIDLMAEVQSWDDMDLIADQLNPLGWNYVPPELDGREYRRFWVRVKDGKRAVHLHLMRPGEERWDRQIRFRDVLRKRPDLVEAYAVLKAKLADENKEDRESYTAAKTQFILQVLDEGV from the coding sequence ATGACAGATCCAATGCAACCGGAAAACTGGCCTTCCTGGGCGACAGAGTCGGTAGAGATTGCTCCGGCCAACCCCAACTGGGACGCACAGGCTCAGGAAGAAATCCTGCAACTCAAACGTCTTCTACAGCAGTTTAATATCCAACAATTCGAACATATCGGAAGCACGTCCATTCCAGGGTTACCCGCCAAGCCCATTATTGATCTGATGGCAGAGGTACAGTCATGGGACGACATGGATCTGATTGCGGATCAGCTGAATCCGTTGGGCTGGAACTACGTTCCGCCTGAACTGGATGGACGGGAGTACAGACGATTTTGGGTCAGGGTTAAGGATGGCAAGAGAGCTGTACACCTTCATCTAATGCGCCCGGGGGAAGAACGCTGGGATCGTCAAATTCGGTTTCGGGATGTGCTGAGAAAACGCCCAGATCTGGTGGAAGCTTACGCCGTCCTGAAGGCAAAGCTTGCTGATGAGAACAAGGAAGACAGGGAATCGTATACCGCTGCCAAAACGCAATTTATTTTACAAGTGCTTGATGAAGGCGTGTGA
- a CDS encoding DUF2809 domain-containing protein, giving the protein MKSVLIRDRLIYFFAVMMTMAAGLASRHFGERLPDWVHEHFGDACWAGMIYFGVRMVWPHRSLVWAMCLSCVFSWMIEFSQLIQTPWLIEIRSTVLGALILGHGFLVIDLIRYTVGILCMVMIDRYFLRNKMAGS; this is encoded by the coding sequence TTGAAAAGCGTACTTATCAGAGACAGGCTGATCTATTTCTTCGCAGTCATGATGACCATGGCGGCAGGACTCGCATCCAGACACTTTGGTGAACGATTGCCGGATTGGGTGCATGAACATTTCGGGGATGCATGTTGGGCGGGCATGATTTATTTCGGAGTACGCATGGTGTGGCCTCATCGCAGCTTGGTATGGGCGATGTGTTTGAGCTGTGTATTCAGCTGGATGATTGAGTTCTCGCAGTTGATTCAGACGCCTTGGCTGATTGAGATACGCTCTACCGTATTAGGTGCTCTTATTTTGGGACATGGTTTTCTGGTGATCGATCTGATTCGATATACGGTCGGTATTCTGTGCATGGTTATGATAGATCGTTATTTCCTGAGAAATAAGATGGCTGGATCATGA
- a CDS encoding GNAT family N-acetyltransferase, with protein MNVEKLFAESPEFETQRLKLRRLGMDDLDEYYAFASDPRVSQQSLWKCHETVEDSIQYIQRVLDNYERKTVHIWAFVLKETETLIGRGGIFHLNEPMQSAELGYAIASSQWGKGLAAEAMQPIVDYCFRELDCNRLEGKCNAGNIGSARVMEKLGMSYEGLLRKQLKIKGVFTDQKLYSRIRDDL; from the coding sequence ATGAATGTAGAAAAACTTTTTGCCGAATCGCCCGAATTCGAAACACAGCGGTTAAAGCTGAGGCGCCTTGGGATGGATGATCTTGATGAATATTATGCGTTTGCCTCTGATCCGCGAGTGAGTCAGCAGAGCTTGTGGAAATGCCATGAGACGGTGGAGGATTCAATTCAATATATTCAGCGGGTACTGGATAATTATGAACGGAAAACGGTACATATCTGGGCTTTTGTTTTAAAGGAAACAGAGACCTTGATCGGGAGAGGTGGCATTTTCCATCTCAACGAACCCATGCAGAGTGCTGAACTGGGGTACGCAATAGCCAGCAGTCAATGGGGTAAGGGTCTCGCAGCAGAAGCGATGCAACCCATCGTGGATTATTGCTTTCGGGAATTGGACTGCAATCGGTTGGAGGGGAAATGTAATGCAGGCAACATAGGCTCTGCACGCGTAATGGAGAAGCTGGGCATGTCGTACGAAGGTTTGCTACGCAAACAGTTGAAGATCAAAGGTGTATTTACGGATCAAAAATTGTACTCCCGTATCCGGGATGATCTATAA
- a CDS encoding DUF952 domain-containing protein, producing the protein MIYSIISRSLWEQVSKGSEYAPDSLETDGFIHCSTKEQIPWVAGQYYAGRTDLLLLSIDEKSLEPELVYEDLYELNELYPHIYGELNLDAVRKVIPFEPNADGTFSFPE; encoded by the coding sequence ATGATCTATAGTATTATTTCCCGTTCGTTGTGGGAGCAAGTGTCAAAGGGGAGTGAGTATGCACCAGATAGCCTGGAGACAGACGGATTCATTCATTGTTCCACCAAGGAACAGATCCCATGGGTAGCCGGGCAATATTATGCAGGTCGCACGGATCTGTTATTGCTCAGTATTGATGAGAAGTCGTTAGAGCCGGAACTGGTATATGAGGATCTCTACGAATTGAATGAACTATATCCACATATCTATGGAGAGCTGAATCTGGATGCTGTTCGCAAAGTCATCCCATTTGAACCGAATGCAGACGGTACATTCTCATTTCCTGAATAA
- a CDS encoding DUF1572 family protein encodes MDMNQVFLETAEKQFLYYKQLGEKAMAQLDSEQLFQSWNEDANSIAVIVKHLWGNMLSRWTDVLTTDGEKPWRERDAEFVNDISSRDELLSKWEEGWNCLLESIRSFTPEQLSHIIYIRNEGHTVMEAIIRQLAHYPYHVGQIVFAAKMLKETAWDSLSIPRNGSSQYNGGKFAKPKARKHFTEDELHIEKGEEQQ; translated from the coding sequence ATGGATATGAATCAGGTTTTTCTGGAGACAGCGGAGAAACAATTCTTGTATTACAAGCAGCTCGGGGAAAAAGCTATGGCACAACTGGATTCCGAGCAATTGTTTCAATCCTGGAATGAAGACGCGAACAGCATTGCGGTAATCGTAAAACATCTATGGGGCAATATGCTGTCCCGTTGGACGGATGTACTGACAACAGATGGTGAGAAACCGTGGCGTGAACGAGACGCCGAGTTCGTGAATGATATTTCTTCCCGGGATGAGTTGCTCTCCAAATGGGAGGAAGGCTGGAATTGTCTACTCGAATCCATTCGTTCATTTACCCCGGAACAATTGTCTCATATCATATATATTCGAAATGAAGGTCATACCGTGATGGAGGCCATTATCCGGCAATTGGCACATTATCCGTATCATGTCGGGCAGATTGTATTTGCCGCGAAAATGCTCAAAGAAACAGCTTGGGACAGTCTCTCCATTCCGAGAAACGGGTCTTCTCAATATAATGGCGGCAAATTTGCCAAGCCGAAGGCACGCAAACATTTTACAGAAGATGAACTTCATATAGAAAAAGGTGAGGAACAACAATGA
- a CDS encoding histidine phosphatase family protein, whose translation MTQIALIRHGSTAWNKEKRSQGQTDNPLDQDGREQAVLLAARLAEESWDAIYASDLERASETARIIGDRLGIQEIHLDPRLREMGGGQVEGTTEEERLAKWGADWSTLDLGRELADAGTVRGSAVLEDIVQQHPNGRVIVVSHGAVLRNILRGLVPELDISVKLSNTSITRIAKNENTWQCELYNCSVHLDSPGES comes from the coding sequence ATGACTCAAATTGCATTGATTCGCCATGGAAGCACAGCGTGGAATAAGGAAAAACGTTCGCAGGGACAGACGGATAATCCGCTGGATCAGGATGGCAGGGAACAGGCGGTATTACTTGCCGCGAGACTGGCCGAGGAATCCTGGGATGCCATCTATGCAAGTGACTTGGAGCGTGCAAGTGAGACGGCTCGCATCATTGGTGATCGCTTGGGCATTCAGGAGATTCATCTGGACCCTAGACTTCGCGAGATGGGTGGGGGACAGGTCGAAGGAACAACGGAAGAGGAACGGTTAGCCAAGTGGGGAGCGGACTGGAGTACTCTGGATCTGGGACGTGAGCTTGCAGATGCAGGGACTGTTCGAGGCAGTGCGGTGCTTGAAGATATTGTACAGCAGCACCCCAATGGAAGAGTGATCGTTGTAAGTCATGGGGCCGTCCTGCGGAATATACTGCGAGGTCTGGTGCCTGAACTGGATATCAGCGTGAAACTGTCCAACACATCCATTACCCGGATCGCCAAGAATGAGAATACGTGGCAATGCGAACTGTACAATTGCAGCGTGCATTTGGATTCGCCCGGGGAGTCTTAA
- a CDS encoding DUF2785 domain-containing protein, which translates to MDALTLKQKLQHIQSSNHSIDHEEQPYELALYMMKHIGSTDPVLRDELIYVTFATWIGQGVFSEDQLRHMLQLALDDQHLFYAIGEQGTDSVFTRTFSVLLLPPILNVDRQRPFLDQEDIAGIHHRLTTYLEREKDVRGYADNKGWAHAPAHAADAVEDLAQSPYLERTDLLELLHALAVKITESSVVYIHDEDQRIAHAVITILRRNLLETKDITTWIDSLHQGDQALNRSLLETSHRNLNVRLFLQTLYLAIRTEEDEPFPAVCSLVLQALERDK; encoded by the coding sequence ATGGATGCTCTGACGTTAAAACAAAAATTACAGCATATTCAGTCGTCTAATCATTCCATTGATCACGAGGAACAGCCTTACGAATTGGCACTGTATATGATGAAGCATATTGGTAGTACTGATCCTGTCCTGCGGGATGAATTGATCTATGTTACGTTTGCAACCTGGATTGGACAGGGTGTATTTTCGGAAGATCAGCTAAGGCATATGTTGCAGTTGGCGCTGGACGATCAGCACCTGTTCTATGCGATCGGAGAGCAGGGAACGGATAGTGTGTTTACGCGTACGTTCTCCGTATTGTTACTGCCTCCCATTCTGAATGTGGATCGTCAGCGACCTTTCCTGGACCAAGAAGATATCGCAGGGATTCATCATCGGTTGACTACATATCTGGAACGTGAAAAAGATGTTCGCGGCTACGCCGATAACAAGGGCTGGGCGCATGCCCCTGCACACGCGGCGGATGCGGTTGAAGACTTGGCACAATCGCCATATCTGGAGCGAACGGATCTGCTGGAACTTCTGCACGCACTCGCTGTAAAAATAACGGAATCAAGTGTGGTTTACATCCATGATGAAGATCAGCGAATAGCGCATGCTGTGATTACCATTCTGCGTCGCAATCTGTTGGAGACAAAGGATATTACGACGTGGATCGATTCCCTTCATCAAGGAGACCAGGCGTTGAACAGATCACTTCTGGAAACCAGTCATAGGAACCTGAATGTGCGTCTGTTTTTACAGACACTGTATCTTGCGATACGTACAGAAGAAGATGAGCCGTTTCCGGCGGTTTGTTCACTGGTATTGCAGGCATTGGAGAGAGATAAATAA
- the pxpB gene encoding 5-oxoprolinase subunit PxpB: MTKQTYAWTEEILSPLGETAVIIDCGDHLSEAVQRRVMSVCAFLEKSSLPAMIEWVPSYTSVTVFYDPFISPYPELCRILLQQLNQMKESVQDKPRTVTIPVCYGGEWGPDLNYVASEHGLTPEDVIAIHTSGDYLVHMIGFAPGFPYLGGLSELIATPRRATPRLRVEAGTVGIGGKQTGIYPVDTPGGWQCIGQTPLRLFRPEENVPSLLVAGDRVRFKQITMQDYLALKRKEGER, translated from the coding sequence ATGACCAAACAGACGTATGCATGGACGGAAGAGATCTTATCTCCGCTGGGTGAGACAGCAGTTATCATCGATTGCGGGGATCACTTGTCTGAAGCGGTGCAGCGCAGAGTGATGTCTGTATGTGCTTTTTTGGAAAAAAGCAGTTTGCCAGCCATGATCGAATGGGTACCTTCATATACGTCCGTTACAGTATTTTATGATCCGTTCATCTCCCCGTACCCCGAGTTATGCCGAATTCTGCTTCAGCAGTTGAATCAAATGAAGGAATCCGTACAAGACAAACCCAGAACGGTCACGATTCCCGTATGTTACGGTGGCGAATGGGGGCCTGATCTGAACTACGTTGCCAGTGAGCATGGACTGACCCCAGAGGACGTTATTGCGATTCATACATCCGGGGATTATCTCGTACATATGATTGGATTTGCACCGGGTTTTCCTTATCTCGGCGGGTTATCCGAACTGATTGCTACGCCCAGAAGAGCGACGCCGAGGCTCCGGGTTGAGGCGGGGACAGTAGGTATCGGTGGCAAACAGACGGGAATCTATCCGGTGGACACACCCGGAGGATGGCAATGTATTGGACAAACGCCACTCCGGTTGTTTCGGCCGGAAGAGAACGTACCGAGTTTGCTGGTAGCAGGTGATCGGGTTCGATTCAAACAGATTACGATGCAGGACTATCTGGCGTTGAAGCGGAAGGAGGGCGAACGATGA
- a CDS encoding biotin-dependent carboxyltransferase family protein, with the protein MSIEVIRPGLLSTVQDEGRTGYRRYGIHPGGVMDTFAARAANMLVGNSRHAAVLEMTMTGPELRFQESQLVSLCGADLTATVDHLPVPLWRPVLVRAGSVLKFGQCRHGLRGYLAIAGGIAVPEVMGSRSTDLKTGLGGVEGRALRVGDLLSIGEPSGEAQGWMHRMEQQVKESERDHRILAPAWLLSERERPDYYGQPVIRVMESKDSSLFSQESLGQFYAEKYVISSQSDRMGYRLQGSRVELDQPLDRLSEAVTYGTVQVPPDGQPIILMADHQTIGGYPVIAQVARVDMPILAQARPGTRISFKKITHDQAGQLYMEQEINMQLIDKLIRRRMAGMGSA; encoded by the coding sequence ATGAGTATTGAAGTGATTCGCCCTGGTCTGTTATCTACCGTTCAGGATGAAGGCAGAACCGGTTATCGCCGGTATGGTATTCATCCTGGCGGGGTCATGGACACCTTTGCAGCCAGAGCAGCCAATATGCTTGTGGGCAACTCCCGACATGCGGCAGTACTGGAGATGACGATGACGGGGCCAGAGCTTCGATTTCAGGAGAGCCAGCTAGTCTCGTTATGTGGAGCCGATCTGACGGCAACGGTGGATCATCTGCCTGTACCCTTGTGGCGTCCGGTGCTGGTGCGGGCTGGAAGTGTACTGAAGTTTGGTCAATGTCGTCATGGCTTGCGTGGATATCTGGCGATTGCGGGTGGAATAGCTGTGCCTGAAGTGATGGGCAGTCGAAGTACAGACCTCAAGACAGGTCTTGGCGGTGTGGAGGGCCGAGCCTTGCGCGTGGGGGATCTGTTATCCATAGGTGAACCTTCTGGTGAAGCGCAAGGTTGGATGCATCGTATGGAGCAGCAGGTAAAGGAGAGTGAGCGGGACCACCGAATATTGGCGCCTGCGTGGCTTTTATCTGAACGTGAAAGACCTGACTATTATGGGCAACCTGTTATTCGTGTGATGGAGAGCAAGGATAGTTCGCTGTTCAGCCAAGAAAGTCTGGGACAATTCTATGCCGAAAAATACGTGATCTCTTCACAATCCGATCGGATGGGCTATCGCTTACAGGGCTCCAGAGTGGAGCTGGATCAGCCCCTGGATCGACTGTCTGAAGCCGTTACCTATGGCACGGTGCAGGTGCCACCGGATGGTCAACCCATCATCTTGATGGCAGATCATCAGACGATTGGAGGTTATCCTGTCATTGCACAGGTAGCTCGGGTGGATATGCCAATCCTGGCTCAGGCTAGGCCAGGAACCCGAATTTCTTTTAAGAAGATTACGCATGATCAAGCCGGACAGTTGTATATGGAACAGGAAATCAATATGCAACTCATAGATAAGCTGATACGCAGAAGAATGGCAGGAATGGGGAGCGCTTAA
- a CDS encoding LamB/YcsF family protein: protein MNTSKTLDINCDLGESYGIYRTLSDEAILPLITSANIACGFHAGDPATMRMTVERALEHQVAIGAHPGLPDLQGFGRRRMDITPREAYDMVVYQIGALDAFVRASGGRMHHVKPHGALYNMAAEDAKLAEAIAEAIYQVQPDLYLYGLAGSELIHSADRIGLRSVSEVFADRTYGADGKLTPRSQVGAIIEESGQAIAQVLRMVKDGVVLSTVGTLVPIKAETVCIHGDGANALAFAQEIRRVLESEGIKLSAQTTE from the coding sequence ATGAATACCTCGAAAACTTTGGATATCAATTGTGATCTGGGCGAAAGTTATGGTATATATCGCACGCTGTCGGACGAGGCCATTCTACCCTTGATTACATCAGCCAATATTGCCTGCGGGTTTCATGCAGGGGACCCGGCTACAATGCGGATGACGGTAGAGAGGGCATTGGAGCATCAGGTGGCAATTGGAGCCCACCCCGGGTTGCCGGATTTGCAAGGGTTTGGGAGAAGACGTATGGACATTACGCCACGGGAAGCATATGACATGGTGGTGTATCAGATCGGTGCGCTGGATGCATTTGTCCGGGCAAGTGGAGGGCGAATGCATCACGTAAAACCACATGGTGCTTTATACAATATGGCCGCAGAAGATGCGAAACTTGCTGAAGCCATCGCCGAGGCGATCTATCAAGTACAGCCTGATCTGTATTTGTATGGTCTGGCGGGCAGTGAGCTGATTCATTCCGCAGATCGCATCGGTCTGCGCAGTGTGAGCGAGGTGTTTGCGGATCGAACCTATGGAGCGGATGGCAAGCTAACCCCTCGCAGCCAAGTCGGAGCCATCATTGAAGAGTCGGGACAAGCAATTGCTCAAGTGCTTCGGATGGTGAAAGACGGCGTGGTTCTATCCACGGTTGGTACGTTGGTTCCCATTAAGGCAGAGACGGTCTGTATCCACGGTGACGGAGCAAACGCTCTCGCATTTGCTCAAGAGATTCGTCGTGTGTTGGAATCGGAAGGCATTAAATTATCTGCGCAGACAACAGAATGA
- a CDS encoding NUDIX domain-containing protein → MKPIRNSAKAVIVQDGRLLVIRLEDQYGTAYVFPGGGQEKGEELKDAVARECLEEIGQAVNVGELLHIREYIGKNHEFAEWDADIHQVEFYFACSLIDPAATIFEGSNPDDHQVAVEWIALEELSQIRLYPKTIGELLLKSDSSSIYLGDLN, encoded by the coding sequence ATGAAACCCATACGCAACTCGGCGAAAGCTGTCATTGTGCAGGATGGACGATTGCTGGTCATCCGGCTGGAAGACCAATATGGTACCGCTTATGTGTTCCCGGGTGGAGGACAGGAGAAAGGTGAAGAACTCAAGGATGCGGTCGCACGCGAATGTCTGGAGGAGATTGGTCAGGCCGTGAACGTGGGAGAGCTGTTACATATCCGGGAGTATATCGGAAAAAATCATGAATTCGCCGAGTGGGATGCAGATATCCACCAGGTTGAATTTTATTTTGCGTGCAGCCTGATCGATCCCGCTGCAACTATTTTTGAAGGCTCCAATCCAGACGACCACCAAGTCGCCGTGGAATGGATTGCACTTGAAGAGCTGTCCCAGATTCGTTTATATCCAAAAACCATAGGAGAGCTGCTGCTTAAATCGGATTCTTCATCAATCTATCTTGGAGATCTGAATTAA
- a CDS encoding pyridoxamine 5'-phosphate oxidase family protein encodes MNQTELEQNIVKALENNPFCSFSTVENGKPKSRYMALFNDGLNIHLATNRRTHKVEELENNPNVSLLLGYEAGGSKEVVEIEGTCEVTKNEGLREQVWNDELKAWFDGPNDPNYVILDITPTRIEYTGKDHEHHVWEQ; translated from the coding sequence ATGAACCAGACTGAATTGGAACAAAACATTGTAAAAGCATTGGAAAACAACCCTTTTTGCAGCTTCTCCACTGTGGAGAATGGTAAACCGAAATCCCGCTATATGGCGCTTTTCAACGATGGACTGAACATTCATCTGGCAACGAACCGCCGTACACACAAAGTAGAGGAACTGGAGAATAATCCGAATGTTAGCCTGCTACTTGGTTATGAAGCTGGTGGTTCCAAGGAAGTAGTTGAGATCGAAGGAACCTGTGAAGTGACGAAGAACGAAGGCTTGCGTGAGCAAGTGTGGAACGACGAACTGAAGGCGTGGTTCGATGGACCTAATGATCCAAACTATGTCATTCTGGATATCACCCCGACTCGTATTGAATACACAGGGAAAGATCATGAACATCATGTGTGGGAACAATAA